Within the Gloeocapsa sp. DLM2.Bin57 genome, the region TTTAAGTTTTTGGGCTACTCCTGTAATTGTGCCTCCTGTACCTACTCCTGAGATAAGGATATCAACTTTACCGTCTGTATCTGCCCAGATTTCTTCTGCGGTAGTTAAGTTATGGATTTCTGGGTTAGCCGGATTACTAAACTGTTGAAGCATATAAGCATCAGCAATGGAGGCTACTATTTCTTGTGCTCTTTTGATACAACCACTCATCCCTAATGGTCCTGGTGTTAATTCTAACTTAGCGCCATAGGCTTTTAACATTGCCCTTCTTTCTTGGCTCATAGTTTCAGGCATGGTTAAGATAATTTGATAACCTTTAGCTGCTGCTGCCATCGCTAGTGCTATACCTGTGTTTCCTGATGTTGGTTCAACTAGGATAGTTTTACCTGGGGTGATTAATCCCTCTTCTTCAGCTTTATTAATCATGTTAACCCCGATACGATCTTTTACCGAAGCTGCTGGGTTCATTCCTTCGAGTTTGACGATGATTTCAGCTACACAACCTTCTTGTTGGGGGATGCGATTCAGTCTAATTAGGGGAGTTTTACCGACTAATTCGGTAATATTTTCGGCAATTTTCATACTGTGAAGATTAACTTATTTTTTTTAGTATAGTCTAACTTTTGTCTCGAAAAAGCAAAAACCCCCACAGAAGTATCTGTAAGGGTAAGTTGTTGCGGGTCTGCTAGTTGAAACCTGACTGCCGGGAGGAACTCCCACAAGTACAATATATATTGACTGTTAGAGAACAGCCCCGGCGCTCAGCCGGCTAACTTCAACTAGGAGACCCATGATTTTACTACTATCTGTCATGGGCATCACCTCCTTTGCTCCCTAAGCGGTTAATGTCTTAGTTAGTTGTTGTCATTTAAGTTAGCATAGAATTTAGCAAAAGGCAAGGGATTTTTAAAATTTTGTCCAATTTTCGGGAATTAAATCACTGGTATCTCTGGATTTGACGGCAAACCATTGTTTAGGTGCACAAACTATTTTGTCGGGATTGGTATTTAACCATGCTCCCCACCAGCTAAATGTACTATTAGCTATGATGTTGTGGTTACAAAGACTCATCAGTTGTAAGTCTTCAAAATCTGGTTGACTCTTGACAAAAATCATTTTATGTGGTATGTAAAAGTTAGCTTTTACCCAGTCTAAATCATCAGAAAAGATGAAGAAAACGGGATTGTTAAGATATTGTTGGAGATAATTAACGCAGTTTTGATAATATTCGAGAGAACAAATGCCATGAATACGATTTAAATCTGGTTCGTTAACATAGTCTCCTCGACGAATGTGTAGGGAAACCGACTCACTATTATTTATTTGTTCTACAATTTTTGGATCGGGTTGAGTTTTAAAAGAAAAATCTTCTTGTAATAAAATATCGCGAATATCTTGAAAATACTTTTCTGTTTGCCAATACCCTTTTAAGTATAAATTTTTAGGTAAAGAAAATAAACTAGGGTCAAATTCAAATCTAGTTTGATTAACAATCATTTTTTGAGGAGGTAGTTGTAATAACTTACGGGTTTTTGAGTTAAGGGAACTGAGGATATTTCTTTTAAAGAAGAAGTCTAAATCTGCTTGAGTAGCGATATTGTCTTGAATATTAAAACAATTAAGGCTATATTTACGCTTCTGTTTAAAAGTTTCTACACCCTTGTACCAGTTAATATCTAATTTCAAGGAAGTGGAATGTAAAAGAGACAATTTTCTTCCTAAAGCGTATTGAAACATTTGGTTTCCTAAACCATCGGTTAGACGAACAATAATCATAAAAGATATATCTCCAAAATTTACTCTAGTATCAATCTAAGTACGCAAGACCCAAAATTTGGCATCATGACTACTATTGTCTGACTTTGTTGCGTCAAAAGATCTCAGAAACCTTAGCTAACTATGGATTCACTCAAACAACTGCGACTATTTTAGATA harbors:
- the cysK gene encoding cysteine synthase A → MKIAENITELVGKTPLIRLNRIPQQEGCVAEIIVKLEGMNPAASVKDRIGVNMINKAEEEGLITPGKTILVEPTSGNTGIALAMAAAAKGYQIILTMPETMSQERRAMLKAYGAKLELTPGPLGMSGCIKRAQEIVASIADAYMLQQFSNPANPEIHNLTTAEEIWADTDGKVDILISGVGTGGTITGVAQKLKKYKSSFRAIAVEPTNSPVLSGGNPGPHKIQGIGAGFVPDVLNVELIDEVVTISDEEAMIYGRRLAKEEGILSGISAGAALCAAIKVGKRPENQGKMIVMIQPSFGERYLSTPLFKDIEEDDSKQLVDLKA
- a CDS encoding alpha-1,2-fucosyltransferase → MIIVRLTDGLGNQMFQYALGRKLSLLHSTSLKLDINWYKGVETFKQKRKYSLNCFNIQDNIATQADLDFFFKRNILSSLNSKTRKLLQLPPQKMIVNQTRFEFDPSLFSLPKNLYLKGYWQTEKYFQDIRDILLQEDFSFKTQPDPKIVEQINNSESVSLHIRRGDYVNEPDLNRIHGICSLEYYQNCVNYLQQYLNNPVFFIFSDDLDWVKANFYIPHKMIFVKSQPDFEDLQLMSLCNHNIIANSTFSWWGAWLNTNPDKIVCAPKQWFAVKSRDTSDLIPENWTKF